Proteins co-encoded in one Desulfonatronum sp. SC1 genomic window:
- a CDS encoding DUF1566 domain-containing protein — protein sequence MNSLLQNPIPPPYHAPPNYIPIAIGLLALALRTRRQQLPGISLTAKNPGSANEIGANSSASTGWRFLLIPWIRAILFMAWIVLKEMQDHYGPTSTGEMIMKKLLAIAIMAVLLCLSGQVMAETITDVCVDNRDGAITDKWKDLMWQIATAGPMNWNDAMIYASGLSLGGHSDWRLPTTNELKKLYNSPCKRMMDVKPGDYWSSNGSSDQAWAVHFHDGVEGRYNANSGFHVRAVRSAQ from the coding sequence TTGAACAGCCTACTGCAAAACCCGATCCCCCCTCCCTACCATGCACCGCCGAATTATATTCCCATTGCCATTGGCCTCCTCGCCCTTGCGCTCCGGACTCGACGCCAACAGCTTCCAGGCATCTCTCTGACAGCCAAGAATCCTGGCAGTGCCAACGAAATTGGCGCAAACAGTTCGGCTTCAACCGGCTGGCGCTTTCTTCTAATACCTTGGATTCGTGCAATTTTATTCATGGCATGGATCGTGCTTAAAGAGATGCAAGACCATTACGGTCCAACCTCAACAGGAGAAATGATCATGAAGAAGCTTCTCGCGATTGCAATTATGGCGGTTCTGCTCTGTCTGTCCGGGCAGGTTATGGCCGAGACGATTACCGATGTATGTGTGGACAATAGAGATGGGGCCATAACGGACAAATGGAAAGACCTGATGTGGCAGATTGCGACGGCTGGTCCAATGAACTGGAATGACGCTATGATTTACGCCTCCGGACTTTCACTGGGTGGCCATTCGGATTGGCGGTTGCCAACCACTAATGAGTTAAAAAAGCTGTACAACTCGCCATGTAAAAGAATGATGGACGTTAAGCCAGGAGACTACTGGTCGTCCAATGGGTCTTCTGATCAAGCCTGGGCCGTGCACTTCCACGACGGTGTCGAGGGCCGCTACAATGCGAACAGCGGCTTTCACGTGCGGGCAGTGCGTTCGGCACAGTGA
- a CDS encoding Mut7-C RNAse domain-containing protein, protein MTTAKIRFHGTLQDLLPASKRGGRLMFNPDRNASVKDIIEAHGPPHTEIGGIHLDGIPVDFHARLRPGRIMDAFPVETPWDVRQPTLLRPKPLLQVAFLVDENVHRLAKLLRVAGLDAADCKGKDDDEIAADSDRTSRILLSRDHRLLKRSRIIWGRLVRFQEPWDQLLEILELFDLKTCLRPFTRCVYCNRGLHARSKEQVLDRLEPLTRRYYNSFFECPQCNRVFWPGSHHERLMDRFKSLGIIDHIPR, encoded by the coding sequence ATGACCACGGCCAAGATCAGATTTCACGGCACTCTCCAGGATTTGCTTCCAGCCTCCAAACGCGGCGGGCGACTGATGTTCAATCCAGACCGCAACGCCTCGGTCAAGGATATCATTGAAGCTCACGGTCCCCCGCATACCGAGATTGGTGGAATACACCTGGATGGTATTCCCGTCGATTTTCACGCCCGACTCAGACCTGGGCGGATCATGGACGCGTTCCCCGTTGAAACACCCTGGGACGTTCGCCAACCCACCTTGCTGCGACCAAAGCCCCTTCTCCAGGTGGCTTTCCTGGTTGATGAAAATGTTCACCGATTGGCCAAGCTCCTGCGAGTCGCCGGCCTGGATGCCGCGGACTGCAAGGGGAAGGATGATGACGAAATCGCGGCTGATTCAGATAGGACAAGCCGTATCCTGTTGAGCCGGGACCATCGCCTGTTGAAGCGAAGCCGCATCATATGGGGTCGTCTTGTCCGGTTCCAAGAACCTTGGGATCAACTTCTGGAAATTCTTGAACTCTTTGATCTGAAAACCTGTCTGCGCCCGTTCACCCGTTGCGTGTACTGCAACCGTGGGCTCCATGCCCGATCCAAGGAGCAAGTCTTGGACCGCCTTGAACCTCTGACCAGGCGATATTACAATTCCTTCTTTGAATGTCCGCAATGCAACCGGGTCTTCTGGCCGGGTTCGCACCATGAACGATTGATGGACCGGTTCAAGTCCTTGGGGATCATTGATCACATCCCCAGGTGA
- a CDS encoding cytoplasmic protein, protein MKKIALFVFNGDPMCFIHVLLNALDMQAKGYEPKVIIEGAAVKLIPELVKTDNPLNGLWQKNLAAGLIEGVCKACSTKLGTLEAAKEQGLTLLDDMSGHPSMAGYRDQGFEIITF, encoded by the coding sequence ATGAAGAAAATTGCCCTGTTCGTCTTCAACGGAGATCCGATGTGTTTCATCCATGTCCTTTTGAATGCCTTGGATATGCAGGCCAAGGGGTATGAGCCGAAGGTGATCATCGAGGGAGCCGCGGTCAAGCTGATTCCCGAGTTGGTAAAAACTGACAATCCCTTGAACGGATTGTGGCAAAAGAACCTGGCTGCCGGTCTCATTGAAGGGGTTTGCAAAGCCTGCTCCACCAAGCTGGGAACTCTGGAGGCCGCCAAAGAACAAGGCTTGACACTCCTGGATGACATGTCCGGCCATCCCAGCATGGCCGGTTACCGTGACCAGGGTTTTGAAATCATCACCTTCTGA
- a CDS encoding CAP domain-containing protein, giving the protein MIIRFVFLLSLLAVIFFWKYPEYIPNQQRTFHKHPALFSEKLNASDIIKLTNEYRTSLGLSPLRENFQLTHAAEYRANDMISNRYYAHVNPITGEGPGEAINDANYRYRTYAENIAMGNWQSNRHIVDGWINSPGHRANIVNPNIREIGVAIVKDTTTPLGRPSAYYGVQLFASPMPDCSRPSEADKALLQEMQRKNDDIWRRVNNQKSEIERLQARIHRENNNTMKNRMVNDFNRQVNSYNSLVAEAKGMQDSLKLVVHSYNNKINKYNACMQSDSFVSK; this is encoded by the coding sequence ATGATTATCAGGTTTGTTTTTTTGCTATCTTTGCTTGCCGTTATCTTCTTCTGGAAATATCCAGAATACATACCGAATCAGCAGAGGACATTCCATAAACATCCTGCACTCTTTTCTGAAAAGCTGAATGCATCTGATATTATAAAGCTCACGAATGAATACAGAACATCATTGGGCCTCAGCCCACTTCGAGAAAATTTTCAGTTGACCCATGCCGCTGAATACAGAGCAAATGATATGATCAGCAACAGGTATTACGCTCACGTTAATCCAATTACCGGGGAAGGTCCCGGAGAAGCGATTAATGATGCAAATTACAGATACAGAACATATGCTGAAAATATTGCCATGGGAAACTGGCAATCCAATCGGCATATTGTTGACGGCTGGATAAACAGCCCTGGACATAGAGCAAATATCGTGAACCCGAATATCAGGGAAATCGGGGTCGCCATCGTCAAGGACACGACCACCCCACTTGGCCGTCCTTCCGCGTACTACGGCGTCCAGCTCTTTGCCAGCCCAATGCCTGATTGCTCGCGCCCCAGTGAAGCCGACAAAGCTTTGCTTCAAGAAATGCAAAGAAAAAATGATGATATTTGGAGAAGAGTCAATAACCAGAAAAGTGAAATTGAGCGACTGCAAGCGAGAATTCATCGCGAGAACAACAACACTATGAAAAACAGAATGGTCAATGATTTCAACAGACAAGTTAATTCATACAATAGCCTTGTAGCCGAAGCAAAAGGCATGCAAGACAGCCTAAAACTCGTTGTTCATTCCTACAACAATAAAATCAATAAATACAATGCCTGTATGCAGTCTGACAGTTTTGTTTCAAAATAG